One window of uncultured Erythrobacter sp. genomic DNA carries:
- a CDS encoding DUF4383 domain-containing protein: MIDAKLLARLLAATFVAVGILGFIPNPLVSPDGIFAVNTMHNLVHIVTGIGFLAGSVAGKSRATVLGIGVAYVVVAIVGFFTTNDMLLGMIHINEADRWLHAGLAVAILASGMLSRERGFA; the protein is encoded by the coding sequence ATGATTGATGCAAAACTACTGGCCAGGCTTCTGGCCGCAACTTTTGTTGCGGTTGGAATTCTCGGCTTCATCCCAAATCCGCTTGTGAGTCCGGACGGCATCTTCGCCGTCAATACGATGCACAACTTGGTCCATATCGTTACGGGGATCGGCTTTCTCGCCGGTTCAGTGGCCGGAAAATCGCGCGCAACAGTGCTCGGTATCGGCGTCGCCTATGTTGTGGTCGCGATTGTCGGCTTTTTCACAACCAATGACATGCTGCTTGGCATGATCCACATCAACGAGGCTGATCGTTGGCTCCATGCGGGCCTCGCGGTTGCGATCCTAGCTAGCGGCATGCTGTCACGAGAACGCGGGTTTGCATAA
- a CDS encoding DUF4142 domain-containing protein — translation MRRILAKSLAAVAMISVVVASPAAADEGPSDMEIAHIAYTAGNLDIRYAHLALAISENPEVRQFAELMIRDHNAVNEQALALLSRLGATPVDNATSRQLADAARDKREELASLDGAEFDRAYAANELGYHQFVNTTVETAFIPAVDNDEFRSLLGAALQVFKVHEQHAEQMVEALQ, via the coding sequence ATGCGTCGAATTCTGGCAAAATCCCTCGCCGCCGTGGCTATGATCAGTGTGGTTGTTGCAAGCCCCGCAGCAGCTGATGAAGGCCCCAGTGACATGGAGATCGCACATATCGCCTATACGGCTGGCAATCTCGACATCCGCTATGCGCATCTCGCGCTCGCAATCTCTGAAAACCCCGAAGTTCGCCAGTTCGCCGAACTGATGATCCGTGACCACAATGCGGTCAACGAACAGGCCCTTGCGCTGCTTTCTCGTTTGGGTGCGACACCGGTTGATAACGCAACCAGCCGCCAACTGGCCGATGCTGCGCGTGACAAGCGAGAAGAACTGGCTTCGCTCGACGGCGCTGAGTTCGACCGTGCTTATGCAGCCAACGAACTTGGCTATCACCAATTCGTGAACACCACTGTCGAAACCGCTTTCATCCCGGCGGTGGACAATGATGAGTTCCGCTCGTTGCTCGGCGCTGCATTGCAGGTTTTCAAAGTGCATGAGCAGCATGCTGAACAGATGGTCGAAGCGCTGCAATGA
- a CDS encoding cupredoxin family copper-binding protein, whose product MSASVNKQIGLRGRRNGLSILSRLVLVFAVILAVAAVSLTASWPGQAEAKSEPVMHVVEIRQFKFFPANLTVNRGDRIEFKNLDIAPHTATAQGWDSGNLTRGQSWTLTADEAGTFDYICTYHPAMKGRITVR is encoded by the coding sequence ATGAGCGCCTCGGTCAACAAGCAGATCGGATTGAGAGGTCGCCGCAATGGCCTCTCGATTCTCTCCCGATTGGTGCTGGTCTTTGCGGTCATATTGGCGGTTGCTGCCGTCAGCCTGACCGCCTCATGGCCTGGACAGGCCGAAGCCAAATCGGAGCCTGTCATGCACGTGGTCGAGATCCGGCAGTTCAAATTCTTCCCTGCCAATCTAACGGTCAATCGCGGCGACAGGATCGAGTTTAAGAACCTCGATATCGCTCCGCACACGGCGACAGCTCAGGGATGGGATTCGGGTAACCTGACACGGGGCCAGTCATGGACCCTGACAGCAGATGAAGCCGGAACCTTTGACTATATCTGCACCTACCATCCGGCGATGAAGGGCCGCATAACCGTCCGCTAG
- a CDS encoding transporter translates to MKTTNLRLTAAASLTFVLSATSALAHHVAVDSQTGESGPITVISADTPKQGSVSFGTELYVEDYDAFLDEELEHFAEEGFEGVHNTDAAYVAKFSASYAVRDNLTVSAALPYFIRDGIREAEPDHAMHGHGSLGHGSQGHGAATEIHTLGTAAGIGDLQIGAKFGLLDRREAPIGLALIAGLSIPTGDVRERQNDGSRFETEFQPSTGSWDPKAGLAISRSIGPISLDASGVYTFRTEGSQDTNLGDHFAFGAAASWRIGKGPHVHSDGTFERHDAFDLILEFNGEWEERERINGASNLNSGGTQLFISPGARFVSSNGWNAYATVSIPVHEDLNGIQNETDMRFKLGFLVSL, encoded by the coding sequence ATGAAAACTACCAACCTCAGGCTAACAGCCGCAGCATCGCTTACATTCGTACTGAGCGCGACAAGCGCGCTCGCTCACCATGTCGCGGTCGATTCCCAAACCGGGGAATCGGGACCGATCACCGTCATCTCGGCAGACACTCCTAAACAGGGCAGCGTCTCATTCGGAACCGAGCTCTATGTTGAAGACTACGATGCTTTCCTTGATGAAGAACTCGAACACTTCGCCGAGGAAGGTTTCGAAGGCGTGCACAACACTGATGCCGCCTATGTCGCAAAGTTCAGCGCAAGCTACGCCGTCCGCGACAATCTAACCGTAAGTGCAGCCCTGCCCTATTTCATCCGCGACGGCATTCGCGAGGCCGAACCTGACCACGCAATGCACGGGCACGGATCGCTGGGGCATGGATCGCAGGGCCACGGCGCTGCAACCGAGATCCACACGCTAGGCACAGCGGCGGGTATCGGCGATCTCCAGATCGGGGCGAAGTTTGGTCTGCTGGACCGGCGTGAGGCACCAATCGGCCTGGCATTGATAGCGGGCCTCAGCATCCCGACCGGCGATGTCCGTGAACGGCAGAATGACGGATCACGCTTTGAGACCGAATTCCAGCCCAGCACCGGCTCATGGGACCCCAAAGCCGGCCTTGCCATCAGCCGGTCGATCGGGCCGATCTCTCTTGACGCTAGCGGCGTCTACACGTTCCGCACCGAAGGCTCGCAGGACACCAATCTGGGCGACCATTTCGCTTTTGGTGCAGCAGCCAGCTGGCGTATTGGCAAAGGGCCACATGTCCATTCCGATGGCACCTTTGAGCGGCACGATGCTTTCGACCTGATCCTTGAATTCAACGGTGAATGGGAAGAGCGCGAGCGCATCAATGGCGCGAGCAATTTGAACAGCGGCGGCACTCAGCTATTCATCAGTCCGGGTGCGCGATTTGTTTCGTCGAATGGGTGGAATGCTTATGCAACTGTATCCATTCCGGTCCACGAAGACTTGAACGGTATCCAGAATGAAACCGACATGCGTTTCAAACTTGGATTTCTGGTCAGTCTGTGA
- a CDS encoding AraC family transcriptional regulator, translated as MNVLDDILSTLNLKGALYFRTDFNSPWAVKVPDLEQAARFHLCVQGGCDVAIENGDTVELSQGDLILIPRGRSHILADKPVSQAPPLESVLADAGYEGEGVLSVGRGNPDASTQLICGHFTFRRGADHPILRALPDYLVTSSAMRAREVWLDEILRLLTRHMFDNESELTSTATKLSEIFFIELIRLGIGQTPQMQSILSAFTDRQIGRALELMHKDAEQPWTVASMASEVGMSRSSFADRFRELIGIGPMSYLSEWRLQKALALLEDERCSVQQAAAGTGYLSAAAFTRAFTARFGHSPREFRRNAG; from the coding sequence ATGAATGTGTTGGACGACATCCTCAGCACCCTCAATCTGAAGGGCGCCCTGTATTTCCGCACCGACTTCAATTCGCCGTGGGCGGTGAAGGTCCCGGACCTTGAACAAGCAGCCAGATTTCATCTGTGCGTGCAAGGCGGTTGCGATGTAGCAATCGAGAACGGCGACACTGTCGAGCTTTCTCAGGGCGATCTGATCCTAATTCCGCGGGGACGCTCCCACATCCTCGCCGACAAGCCGGTCTCGCAGGCCCCTCCACTCGAAAGCGTCCTTGCTGATGCCGGTTATGAGGGTGAAGGTGTGCTGTCAGTCGGGCGCGGTAATCCCGATGCTTCGACCCAGCTAATCTGCGGCCATTTCACATTCCGTCGCGGTGCCGATCACCCGATCCTTCGCGCTCTTCCCGACTATCTGGTCACATCCTCCGCCATGCGTGCACGCGAAGTCTGGCTGGATGAGATCCTGCGCCTGTTGACCAGACACATGTTTGACAATGAGAGTGAGCTGACTTCGACCGCTACCAAATTGTCCGAGATCTTCTTTATCGAGCTGATCCGGCTGGGCATCGGCCAGACGCCTCAGATGCAATCCATCCTCTCAGCCTTTACTGATCGGCAGATCGGGCGCGCGCTTGAGCTCATGCACAAAGATGCCGAGCAGCCATGGACGGTGGCGTCGATGGCAAGCGAGGTCGGCATGTCACGCAGCAGTTTTGCTGACCGATTCCGCGAATTGATTGGCATTGGACCGATGAGTTATCTGTCGGAATGGCGCTTGCAAAAGGCGCTGGCACTGCTCGAGGATGAGCGATGTTCCGTTCAGCAGGCTGCGGCGGGGACGGGCTACCTTTCAGCAGCAGCCTTCACTCGCGCCTTCACAGCGCGCTTCGGCCATTCGCCGCGCGAATTCAGGCGCAATGCCGGCTGA